In Glycine max cultivar Williams 82 chromosome 7, Glycine_max_v4.0, whole genome shotgun sequence, a single window of DNA contains:
- the LOC100785514 gene encoding 1-aminocyclopropane-1-carboxylate oxidase 1, with translation MAIPVIDFSTLNGDKRGETMALLDEACQKWGFFLIENHEIDKNLMEKVKELINIHYEENLKEGFYQSEIAKTLEKKQNTSDIDWESAFFIWHRPTSNIKKITNISQELCQTMDQYIDQLVTLAEKLSELMSENLGLEKNYIKEAFSGTNGPAMGTKVAKYPQCPHPELVRGLREHTDAGGIILLLQDDQVPGLEFFKDGKWVEIPPSKNNAIFVNTGDQVEVLSNGFYKSVVHRVMPDKNGSRLSIASFYNPVGEAIISPANKLLYPSNYRYGDYLELYGNTKFGEKGPRFESIKNMTNGHCNLKP, from the exons ATGGCTATTCCTGTGATAGATTTCAGCACTCTCAATGGAGACAAAAGGGGTGAAACCATGGCGCTTTTGGATGAAGCTTGTCAGAAATGGGGTTTCTTTCTG ATTGAGAACCATGAAATTGACAAAAACCTGATGGAAAAGGTGAAGGAGCTAATTAATATTCACTATGAGGAGAACCTGAAGGAAGGTTTCTACCAGTCCGAGATAGCAAAGACCTTGGAGAAAAAACAGAACACCTCTGATATAGATTGGGAAAGTGCCTTCTTCATTTGGCACCGTCCCACTTCCAACATTAAGAAAATCACAAACATCTCACAGGAGCTTTG CCAAACAATGGATCAGTATATTGACCAACTCGTTACGCTGGCAGAGAAGTTATCTGAGCTTATGAGTGAAAATCTTGGTTTGGAGAAAAACTACATTAAGGAGGCATTTTCTGGAACAAATGGACCTGCTATGGGAACAAAAGTGGCCAAGTACCCTCAATGTCCACACCCTGAACTGGTTAGAGGACTTAGAGAACACACAGATGCTGGTGGCATCATCCTATTGCTCCAAGATGACCAAGTGCCTGGCCTAGAATTCTTCAAAGATGGCAAGTGGGTGGAGATTCCACCCTCCAAGAACAATGCCATTTTTGTGAACACAGGTGACCAAGTAGAAGTGTTGAGCAATGGCTTTTATAAAAGTGTTGTGCACAGGGTCATGCCTGACAAAAACGGAAGTAGACTCTCCATAGCCAGCTTTTATAACCCAGTTGGTGAAGCCATTATTTCCCCTGCTAACAAACTCTTATATCCAAGTAATTATCGTTATGGAGACTATTTGGAGCTATATGGCAACACCAAGTTCGGTGAAAAGGGTCCCAGATTTGAATCTATCAAGAATATGACCAACGGGCACTGCAATCTTAAACCTTGA
- the LOC100799802 gene encoding PRA1 family protein F2 has translation MTTYGTISEEASSNSNSVFVSQAKERIEDGLGTTRPWSEMLQTCHLKLPSSFFGAIQRINTNAKHFRANYVIIILLVLFLSLLGHPISLIILVVMMIAWLYLYFLRDTPLVILRFEMDERLVVISLLLITIGLLVLTNVTYNVIVGMCVALVVVLVHAIMRETEDLFTMDEDVGVVKGFRDVVKVPLRQPGSSSFTLP, from the coding sequence atgaccacATATGGAACAATCTCAGAAGAGGcttcatcaaattcaaactcagtttTCGTTTCACAGGCCAAAGAGCGCATTGAAGACGGTCTAGGCACAACAAGACCATGGAGTGAAATGCTCCAAACTTGTCATCTCAAACTTCCATCTTCCTTCTTCGGTGCAATCCAAAGAATCAACACAAATGCCAAACATTTTCGAGCAAACTACGTGATTATCATACTGCTTGTGCTTTTCCTTAGCTTACTAGGACACCCCATTTCTTTGATCATATTAGTTGTTATGATGATTGCATGGCTGTACTTATATTTCCTACGAGATACCCCTTTGGTGATTTTGAGGTTTGAGATGGATGAGCGATTGGTGGTTATCTCTTTGTTGTTGATCACCATTGGTTTGCTTGTACTTACAAATGTAACCTACAATGTGATAGTTGGTATGTGTGTTGCCTTAGTGGTTGTGTTGGTCCATGCTATCATGAGGGAAACGGAGGATCTGTTTACCATGGATGAAGATGTAGGGGTTGTAAAAGGTTTTAGAGATGTTGTCAAagtccctcttagacaacctggTTCCTCTTCTTTTACTTTGCCTTAG
- the LOC100786557 gene encoding uncharacterized protein, whose product MTNFVGLRLHTRLPLPVLGDVSATATSTTLSRAVLKKWNWRVKGPRRMLLGLGVSFLSMAGSKSFIALARITAGPSVDEILKNVEWPDQFPFKEEDFQRFDETPDSLFYEAPRFVTHIDDPAIAALTKYYSKVFPPSNTPGVSILDMCSSWVSHFPSGYKQELVVGLGMNEEELKGNPVLTEYAVQDLNVNTKLPFADNSFDIITNVVSVDYLTKPLDVFKEMCRILKPGGLAIMSFSNRCFWTKAISIWTSTGDADHVMIVGSYFHYAGGFEPPQAVDISPNPGRSDPMYIVYSRKLSTA is encoded by the exons ATGACCAATTTTGTTGGACTAAGGTTGCACACGAGGTTGCCATTGCCAGTGTTGGGTGATGTTTCTGCCACTGCCACTTCCACTACTCTGTCAAGAGCAGTATTAAAGAAGTGGAATTGGAGAGTTAAGGGTCCTCGTCGTATGCTATTGGGCCTTGGGGTTTCCTTCTTGTCTATGGCTGGTAGCAAATCCTTCATTGCCTTGGCTAGGATAACGGCTGGTCCCTCTGTGGATGAG ATACTGAAGAATGTCGAATGGCCCGACCAGTTCCCCTTTAAGGAGGAGGATTTCCAGCGCTTCGATGA GACACCGGATTCCTTGTTCTATGAAGCTCCTCGATTTGTGACACACATTGATGATCCTGCAATTGCTGCTCTGACTAAGTATTACTCCAAAGTTTTCccacctagcaacactcctgGAGTAAGCATTTTGGATATGTGTAGCAGTTGG GTCAGCCATTTTCCATCAGGATACAAGCAAGAACTAGTGGTGGGATTAGGCATGAATGAAGAAGAGCTGAAGGGGAACCCA GTTCTCACAGAGTATGCTGTGCAAGACTTAAATGTGAACACAAAACTCCCATTTGCGGATAactcttttgacatcatcactAATGTG GTGAGTGTTGATTACCTTACAAAGCCTCTTGATGTTTTCAAGGAGATGTGCAGGATACTTAAACCAGGTGGACTGGCCATAATGAG CTTTTCAAACCGATGCTTCTGGACAAAAGCCATTTCTATATGGACATCAACTGGGGATGCTGATCATGTTATGATTGTTGGGTCATATTTCCATTATGCTGGAGGATTTGAACCTCCTCAG GCTGTGGATATATCTCCTAATCCTGGACGCTCAGATCCTATGTACATTGTGTACTCTAGGAAGCTCTCTACTGCTTGA
- the LOC100786042 gene encoding tetraspanin-2 — protein sequence MGVGNNMSAVLNFIALLASIPIISAGVWLASKPDNECIHNFRWHVLVLGLLVLLISLAGFVGAYWNKQGLLAFYLCCMAILISLLLFLLVFSFVVTRPDGTYHVPGRGFKESMLVGFSPWLRNHVFTASSTTSWNKITTCLAHSYVCIKLTQDYASADHFFNSSNISPLQSGCCKPPTSCGYNYVNPILWINPVNPMVDPDCYLWSNDQSQLCYNCNACKAGLLGNLREEWRKANIILTVAVVVLIWVYLIACSAFKNAQTEDLFRRYKRGWV from the exons ATGGGGGTAGGCAACAACATGAGTGCAGTGTTGAACTTCATAGCCCTGTTGGCCTCAATACCCATAATAAGTGCTGGTGTGTGGCTAGCCTCCAAACCAGACAACGAGTGCATCCACAACTTCCGCTGGCACGTCCTCGTACTTGGCCTCCTCGTACTCCTCATCTCTCTTGCAGGCTTTGTGGGTGCTTACTGGAACAAGCAGGGGCTCTTGGCCTTTTACCTTTGCTGCATGGCCATCCTCatttctcttctccttttccttcttgTCTTCTCTTTCGTCGTCACTAGACCCGATGGAACCTATCATGTCCCTGGAAGAGGCTTCAAGGAGTCCATGCTCGTTGGCTTCTCCCCCTGGCTCAGGAACCATGTCTTCACCGCTTCTTCTACCACTAGTTGGAACAAGATAACCACTTGTTTGGCTCATTCTTATGTCTGCATTAAACTCACCCAGGACTACGCTTCTGCTGATCACTTCTTCAACTCTAGTAATATCTCTCCTTTACAG TCAGGATGTTGTAAACCTCCAACTTCTTGCGGATACAATTATGTGAATCCTATACTGTGGATAAATCCTGTGAATCCAATGGTAGACCCAGATTGCTACTTGTGGAGCAATGACCAGAGCCAGCTCTGCTACAACTGCAATGCATGCAAGGCAGGTCTACTAGGAAACCTCAGAGAAGAGTGGAGGAAAGCCAATATCATTTTGACGGTGGCAGTTGTTGTACTCATCTGGGTCTATCTCATTGCATGCAGTGCCTTCAAAAATGCTCAAACAGAAGACCTCTTCCGCCGTTACAAAAGGGGTTGGGTTTGA
- the LOC100787103 gene encoding cytidine deaminase 1 has translation MEPRFVISASEAESQSISKLLPSLVSSSQSLARPSISNFPVAAVGLAASGRIFVGVNVEFPGLPFHHTIHAEQFLLTNMANNAETRLDSFAVSAAPCGHCRQFLQELRDAPDIQILITSHKNPHFSPLSHFLSHHFGPHDLLPKTVPLLLEPRHNALSLPQNDHFNALAIAALEAANNSHAPYSASPSGVALLDSKGNVFKGSYIESAAYNPSLGPLQAAIVAFIAGGGGDYEEIVAAVLVEKEGAVIKQDHTARLLLHSIAPRCHFNNFLASQSPST, from the coding sequence ATGGAGCCCAGATTCGTAATCTCCGCATCGGAGGCCGAATCCCAATCAATCTCCAAACTCCTCCCTTCCCTCGTTTCCTCTTCTCAGTCCCTCGCCCGTCCTTCCATCTCCAACTTTCCCGTCGCCGCCGTCGGACTCGCCGCCTCCGGCCGCATCTTCGTGGGCGTGAACGTGGAGTTCCCCGGCCTCCCCTTCCACCACACCATCCACGCCGAACAGTTCCTCCTCACCAACATGGCCAACAACGCCGAGACCCGCCTCGACTCCTTCGCCGTCTCCGCCGCCCCCTGCGGCCATTGCCGCCAGTTCCTTCAAGAACTCCGCGACGCCCCCGACATCCAAATCCTCATCACCTCCCACAAAAACCCTCACTTCAGCCCTCTCTCCCACTTCCTCTCCCACCACTTCGGCCCCCACGACCTTCTCCCCAAAACCGTCCCTCTCCTCTTGGAGCCTCGTCACAACGCTCTCTCTCTTCCCCAAAACGATCATTTCAACGCTCTTGCGATTGCGGCGTTGGAGGCCGCCAATAACTCTCACGCGCCCTACAGCGCGTCCCCCTCCGGCGTCGCGCTTCTCGATTCCAAGGGGAATGTTTTTAAAGGCTCTTACATTGAGTCCGCTGCTTATAACCCCAGCTTGGGACCGCTTCAGGCCGCCATCGTCGCCTTCATCGCCGGCGGCGGTGGGGATTATGAAGAGATTGTTGCGGCGGTGTTGGTGGAGAAGGAAGGGGCGGTCATCAAACAGGATCACACTGCAAGGTTGCTGCTCCATTCCATAGCGCCACGCTGCCACTTCAACAATTTTCTTGCTTCTCAATCTCCTTCAACttga
- the LOC100799269 gene encoding uncharacterized protein, translating to MEGKTRGCSSSEDSDGEIYLQNASDEEELGSSSGSMPKLQFRNVKSKGCWNEEMGMGEVIEKNGKMWITTGIVRSGKIYSSIEETLYLMELGALDIVDNDGRSISLTEMYEKVASGKSGCCWELFEVYRHLKSLGYIIGRHGVAWSLKSIKSSHKAAAVEVTEESKQLEDTDSKSELSINKLWVLLTSALRTLVKKLKGESIYVEIIGERKKSHEQCNFVHSNKNISPFSFLANAVQALVSTCHKLFGELQVNDLRPDFDVYLPNSRFRKSSPGDPSFLLYLSRVQNPPSRAEIEALEKQCGGIPLKICLVTEGRVSFFSFDKVELPVIP from the exons ATGGAAGGCAAGACAAGGGGTTGTTCTTCAAGTGAAGATAGTGATGGTGAGATCTATTTGCAAAATGCAAGTGATGAAGAGGAGCTTGGCTCTTCATCTGGTTCTATGCCCAAGTTGCAGTTCAG GAACGTGAAATCCAAAGGCTGTTGGAATGAAGAAATGGGAATGGGAGAAGTCATTGAGAAGAATGGCAAAATGTGGATAACAACTGGAATTGTTCGCAGTGGCAAGATTTATTCTTCAATTGAAGAGACTTT GTATCTTATGGAACTAGGAGCCTTAGATATCGTAGATAATGATGGTAGAAGCATATCTTTAACAGAAATGTATGAAAAGGTTGCTAGCGGGAAGAGTGGATGTTGTTGGGAGCTGTTTGAGGTTTACAGGCACCTCAAGTCTCTTGGCTACATTATTGGCCGGCATGGTGTTGCTTGGAGTTTGAAGAGTATTAAAAGTTCCCATAAAGCTGCTGCTGTTGAAGTCacagaagaaagcaaacaacTAGAAGACACTGATTCTAAATCAGAGCTTTCCATCAATAAGTTATGGGTCTTGCTAACCAGTGCTCTTAGGACATtggttaagaaactaaaaggagAAAGTATTTATGTAGAAATCATAGGAGAGCGTAAAAAAAGTCATGAACAATGCAATTTTGTGCATTCCAATAAAAACATTTCTCCTTTTAGTTTTCTAGCCAATGCGGTACAGGCACTAGTTAGCACATGCCATAAGTTATTTGGAGAGTTGCAGGTAAATGATTTGAGGCCAGACTTTGATGTTTATCTTCCAAACAGCAGGTTTAGAAAGTCTTCTCCCGGTGATCCAAGTTTTCTACTGTACTTATCTAG GGTTCAAAATCCACCATCTAGAGCAGAGATTGAAGCCCTTGAGAAACAATGTGGTGGCATCCCTTTGAAAATCTGCCTGGTCACAGAGGGAAGGGtcagttttttttcctttgacaAGGTGGAACTTCCTGTTATACCCTGA